In one window of Nakamurella sp. PAMC28650 DNA:
- a CDS encoding CBS domain-containing protein, with amino-acid sequence MSTDTFSLPATATFGEVLTALTDRQITAAPVVDRDGVVIGVVSEADLLARAVRSDRPLSSVPTGPHPAPSAESRLTAADLMSSPAITITADASITDAATIAAQGHVKRLPVIDPAGRLIGLITRGDLLAAYVDQADPKASEPSPKTLPCKNT; translated from the coding sequence ATGAGCACCGATACCTTTTCGCTACCGGCCACGGCCACGTTCGGGGAAGTCCTGACCGCCCTGACCGACCGCCAGATCACCGCAGCTCCGGTGGTCGATCGCGACGGAGTGGTGATCGGTGTGGTGTCCGAGGCGGATCTGCTGGCGCGCGCCGTTCGTTCCGACCGACCCCTGAGCTCGGTGCCCACCGGACCGCACCCTGCCCCATCGGCCGAGAGCCGTTTGACTGCCGCTGATCTGATGTCCTCTCCGGCCATCACTATCACCGCTGACGCCTCCATCACCGATGCGGCGACCATCGCTGCGCAGGGGCACGTCAAGAGGCTTCCCGTCATCGACCCGGCCGGCCGGCTGATCGGATTGATCACCAGAGGTGACCTTTTGGCCGCCTACGTCGATCAAGCCGATCCGAAGGCGTCGGAGCCCTCGCCGAAGACCCTGCCCTGCAAGAACACCTGA
- a CDS encoding response regulator transcription factor, which yields MNRILIAEDIPQIVRFLTKGLQAQGYSVSAVDDGNLALDLALTGQFDLMLLDLGLPGCDGFSVLTELRRRRMPIPIIVLTARGAPDDVVAGLDGGADDYMSKPFRLPELPARVRLRLREEHAREVFVFRYGDLSLDIRTRQLNVAGSTVELSAREFSLAEMFLSHPGHVLSREQLLSHVWGYDYDPGSNVVEVYIRYLRNKIGHARIRTVRGAGYRLVEVPVAVTLAAAVVDPMGHQAH from the coding sequence GTGAACCGCATCCTCATCGCGGAGGACATACCTCAGATCGTGCGATTTCTCACCAAGGGGCTTCAGGCCCAGGGCTATTCCGTCTCAGCCGTCGATGACGGCAATTTGGCGCTGGATCTGGCACTGACCGGTCAATTCGATCTGATGCTTCTCGATCTGGGCCTTCCCGGCTGTGATGGCTTCTCCGTTCTGACCGAACTGCGTCGCCGGCGCATGCCGATACCGATCATCGTGCTCACCGCTCGGGGCGCCCCCGACGATGTGGTGGCGGGCCTGGACGGCGGCGCCGACGACTACATGAGCAAGCCGTTCCGACTCCCGGAACTGCCTGCCCGAGTGCGGCTTCGGCTACGCGAGGAACATGCCCGGGAGGTATTCGTCTTTCGGTACGGCGACCTCAGTCTGGACATAAGGACCCGGCAACTCAACGTCGCCGGGAGCACAGTCGAACTCTCGGCCAGGGAATTCTCGCTGGCCGAGATGTTCTTGTCCCATCCCGGCCACGTACTCAGCCGCGAACAACTCCTGAGCCACGTGTGGGGCTACGACTACGACCCCGGCTCCAACGTCGTCGAGGTCTACATCCGCTATCTCCGCAACAAGATCGGCCACGCTCGCATCCGGACCGTCCGCGGTGCAGGCTATCGACTGGTGGAGGTCCCCGTGGCCGTGACCCTGGCCGCGGCCGTCGTCGATCCGATGGGGCACCAGGCGCACTGA
- a CDS encoding MarR family winged helix-turn-helix transcriptional regulator, whose product MSLSLQDVGLAVKRLQWRHHSTANKQLATIGLSLAQWDVLRHLHDNPEASLHALAVLTFQTDQSMGALAGRMVEHGVLERMETPGRAVQHRLTTSGEDLRVRGSVLLDGVMQATIGRLTTTERTTLHALLIKAAG is encoded by the coding sequence ATGAGCCTCAGCCTCCAGGATGTCGGACTTGCCGTGAAGCGTCTGCAGTGGCGCCATCACAGCACCGCGAACAAGCAGCTGGCCACCATCGGGCTGTCGTTGGCGCAGTGGGACGTCCTGCGCCACCTGCACGACAATCCGGAGGCTTCGCTGCATGCCCTCGCCGTACTGACCTTCCAGACCGACCAATCGATGGGTGCGCTCGCCGGCCGGATGGTCGAGCATGGGGTCCTGGAGCGGATGGAGACTCCGGGCCGGGCCGTGCAGCACCGGCTCACCACCAGCGGTGAGGACCTGAGGGTCCGAGGATCAGTGCTCTTGGACGGCGTGATGCAGGCGACGATCGGCCGGCTCACGACGACCGAGCGGACCACTCTCCACGCGCTCCTCATCAAAGCCGCGGGCTGA
- a CDS encoding cell wall metabolism sensor histidine kinase WalK has product MASTNAAPTSAAGKEAHRTGAPSSGVRVSARTRILGWSMLLLTVSLLAGAAATHVLLNGRADARIAAELQHEVDEFNALPAPSAAVGSGVTAKLRVATARAVPESEIVLIGVVNGQVYAVSNGADGTDLHLPASQLAEMSALSGPSEGNMTIAGHPARFATLPVRVAGDPNHGAFITAVMTGPERSAVWRITQLQLEVGAASLLLASFLAWLAAGRVLRPIRATTTLARSITDADLTSRIPVRGHDEVSQMASTFNAMLDRLQNAFSAQQRFLADAGHELRTPITIIQGNLDTLAPTDADEVETLAIVAEELSRMTRLVDELSLLAASERPDFLRPAPTDLGALAISLTAKAQALGDRGWRLHSTMIGWAMLDAQRITQAVMQLAANAVAHTRNRTVVDLECLSTPAGLSFQVIDHGEGVAFQDRSRVFDRFTQLNPHRAERTGLGLAIVKAIAAAHSGSISLTETPGGGASFALQIPFRAARSPARGPVTAVAVGSIS; this is encoded by the coding sequence ATGGCCTCTACGAACGCCGCCCCCACGAGTGCGGCCGGGAAAGAGGCGCACCGGACCGGCGCGCCTTCATCCGGGGTGCGGGTGTCGGCCCGCACACGGATTCTCGGTTGGTCGATGTTGTTGCTCACCGTCTCGCTGCTGGCCGGTGCGGCCGCCACCCACGTCCTGCTGAATGGCCGGGCAGACGCCCGGATCGCGGCCGAATTGCAGCACGAGGTCGATGAGTTCAACGCACTGCCGGCGCCGAGCGCTGCAGTCGGATCGGGTGTCACCGCAAAATTGAGGGTCGCGACGGCCCGTGCGGTGCCAGAGAGTGAAATCGTACTGATCGGTGTCGTGAACGGGCAGGTCTATGCGGTGAGCAATGGGGCTGACGGCACCGACCTACACCTGCCGGCCTCTCAACTTGCCGAGATGTCGGCCCTGAGCGGCCCTTCGGAAGGGAACATGACCATTGCCGGCCACCCGGCTCGCTTCGCAACCCTCCCGGTTCGGGTCGCCGGCGACCCGAACCACGGCGCGTTCATCACCGCCGTGATGACAGGGCCGGAGCGCAGCGCGGTCTGGCGGATCACCCAACTGCAACTGGAAGTCGGAGCTGCCTCCCTTCTGCTGGCATCGTTTCTGGCCTGGCTGGCGGCTGGGCGAGTTCTGCGACCGATCCGAGCGACCACGACCCTGGCCCGTTCGATCACCGATGCCGACCTGACCTCCCGCATTCCGGTCCGCGGCCATGACGAGGTGAGCCAGATGGCCTCAACCTTCAATGCGATGCTCGACCGACTGCAGAACGCTTTCAGCGCTCAGCAACGGTTCCTGGCCGATGCCGGACACGAACTGCGTACGCCGATCACGATCATCCAGGGCAACCTGGACACCCTGGCCCCCACGGACGCCGACGAGGTCGAGACGCTCGCAATCGTGGCCGAGGAACTGTCCCGGATGACGCGCCTGGTGGACGAGCTGTCCCTGCTCGCGGCCAGTGAACGTCCGGATTTTCTTCGGCCTGCCCCCACCGACCTCGGCGCCCTTGCCATATCGCTGACAGCCAAGGCGCAGGCCCTGGGCGATCGGGGATGGCGGCTGCATTCGACGATGATCGGCTGGGCGATGCTCGATGCTCAACGGATCACCCAGGCTGTCATGCAACTGGCGGCCAATGCGGTGGCTCACACGCGGAATCGAACCGTCGTGGACCTGGAGTGTCTGAGCACGCCGGCCGGCCTGAGCTTCCAGGTCATCGATCACGGTGAGGGTGTCGCGTTCCAGGACCGATCGCGTGTATTCGACCGGTTCACCCAGCTCAACCCTCACCGGGCCGAGCGGACCGGTCTCGGCCTTGCCATCGTGAAGGCCATTGCGGCTGCCCACTCCGGCAGCATCAGCCTCACCGAAACACCAGGTGGCGGCGCCAGCTTCGCACTGCAGATCCCATTCCGAGCGGCGAGATCGCCCGCCCGGGGACCGGTAACGGCCGTAGCGGTCGGAAGCATCTCGTGA